One Micromonospora sp. WMMD812 genomic window carries:
- a CDS encoding DUF1963 domain-containing protein: MWLQLARPVLELHTVREGPVVGYFGGKPALPEGVEWPDGMTYLVSLDLSAIPAGSHDIDLPSDGHLLFFSEPDIAPEAEVVYVPAGTPVTERELEEDAYHQECERFPLYGVRGWDFPFNREDSVIDIGESRYDEKVFSSIKWHLTADNDCVGTIGGYTDRATGGGEHGLESPETETLLGYLYVDADLGGEGFGRDGTMVGWVLANEDLAQRRFDRARTVSDFNG, encoded by the coding sequence GTGTGGCTGCAGCTCGCCCGCCCCGTACTCGAGTTGCACACCGTTCGCGAGGGCCCGGTGGTCGGTTACTTCGGCGGTAAGCCGGCCCTGCCCGAGGGGGTGGAATGGCCGGACGGCATGACGTACCTCGTATCGCTGGACCTCTCCGCGATCCCGGCCGGATCGCACGACATCGACCTGCCGTCCGACGGGCACCTGCTGTTCTTCTCCGAGCCGGACATCGCGCCCGAAGCGGAAGTCGTCTACGTGCCGGCGGGCACACCGGTCACCGAACGCGAATTGGAGGAAGACGCGTACCACCAGGAGTGCGAGAGGTTCCCGCTGTACGGCGTGCGCGGATGGGACTTCCCGTTCAACCGTGAGGACAGCGTGATCGACATCGGCGAGAGCCGCTACGACGAGAAGGTCTTCAGCAGCATCAAGTGGCATCTGACGGCTGACAACGACTGCGTGGGCACCATCGGCGGCTACACCGATCGCGCCACCGGCGGTGGCGAACACGGCCTGGAGTCGCCCGAGACGGAGACCCTCCTGGGCTACCTGTACGTGGACGCGGACCTCGGGGGCGAGGGCTTCGGACGCGACGGCACGATGGTGGGCTGGGTGCTGGCGAACGAGGATCTGGCGCAGCGCCGGTTCGACCGGGCCAGGACGGTGTCCGACTTCAACGGCTGA